A stretch of the Thalassotalea euphylliae genome encodes the following:
- a CDS encoding SIS domain-containing protein — protein sequence MSTYLTYSEEFLKANNGYWTAREIEQQPAIWRQAAANVNVQRKQLNNWLEPILAQPKLRIILTGAGTSAYVGDSIAPHLTQHTGHLFEAISTTDLVACPTQYLLKQAPTLVISYGRSGNSPESVAAIELANQVVDQCYHLVLTCNPEGALAVNAEQNANAFSLLMPAGTLDQSFAMTSSFTSMLVSTLAIFTPDQLQLEAAAKWSETLLAQGISNLKQVAERSCQRLVFLGSGGLQGIAREAALKCLELTAGQTLSYCESPMGFRHGPKSLMDATTEVILLTSSDAYTQQYDEDLLAELIRDDQALAITALDNTSFGSNDKLQDVWAGLPYIFYCQILAFFKSINAKLTPDNPCPTGEVNRVVQGVTIYSLEQ from the coding sequence ATGAGCACTTACTTAACCTACAGTGAAGAATTTCTTAAAGCCAACAATGGTTATTGGACAGCAAGAGAAATTGAGCAACAGCCAGCAATTTGGCGTCAAGCAGCAGCCAATGTCAACGTTCAGCGCAAGCAATTAAATAACTGGTTAGAGCCGATATTAGCCCAGCCGAAACTGCGCATTATTCTAACCGGTGCAGGCACTTCAGCTTATGTTGGTGATAGCATAGCACCGCACTTAACGCAGCATACCGGCCATCTATTTGAGGCGATCAGCACCACAGATTTGGTTGCCTGCCCTACTCAGTATTTACTTAAGCAGGCCCCCACGTTAGTGATCTCTTATGGCCGCTCTGGCAATAGCCCAGAAAGCGTTGCCGCGATAGAGCTTGCTAATCAAGTGGTCGACCAATGTTATCACTTGGTACTCACCTGTAACCCAGAAGGCGCATTAGCGGTAAATGCCGAGCAAAATGCTAATGCGTTTTCGCTGTTGATGCCAGCAGGCACCTTAGATCAAAGTTTTGCCATGACCAGCAGCTTTACTTCTATGTTGGTCAGTACCTTAGCGATTTTCACACCCGATCAATTACAGTTGGAAGCCGCGGCAAAATGGAGCGAAACCTTACTAGCGCAGGGCATTAGCAATTTGAAGCAAGTCGCCGAGCGTTCATGTCAACGCTTAGTCTTCCTCGGCTCAGGTGGCTTACAGGGGATTGCCCGTGAAGCCGCATTAAAGTGTTTAGAACTGACGGCAGGTCAAACCCTAAGTTATTGTGAGAGCCCAATGGGCTTTCGTCACGGACCCAAATCGTTAATGGACGCAACCACCGAAGTGATCTTACTCACTTCAAGTGATGCTTATACCCAGCAATACGATGAAGATTTATTGGCCGAACTGATTCGCGACGATCAAGCCTTAGCCATTACCGCACTGGACAACACCAGCTTTGGCAGCAATGACAAATTGCAGGATGTATGGGCTGGTTTACCTTATATTTTCTATTGCCAGATACTGGCCTTTTTCAAATCAATTAATGCTAAACTAACGCCAGATAACCCTTGCCCAACCGGTGAAGTAAACCGCGTGGTGCAAGGGGTAACCATTTATTCGTTAGAGCAGTAA
- a CDS encoding methyl-accepting chemotaxis protein, with protein MLNYLTLLPVKTRLTLGFGIILLLMLILTVLGIQKVNVIDHTLTEITDINSVKQRYAINYRGSVHDRAIAIRDVANARSTNEVQAFAREITELEAFYLESERKMQAMLSDTPESFSSQERSILANIDRIQARTLPIVNNIIQLKNNNQTEQINDLVLDQARPAFIDWLAAINQFIDYQEAANQKATPEARAVASGFQELMLALTAVSLVISLFVGYLIEKSMRRSLGGEPYEAAGELAKIAQGDLTSSVTSNDSNSLLGSLHAMQNKLTGIVANIVNAADQLSHQTLTVSSGSEQAYQAAQNQASLTADTAARLETMRDNIDQVSQTATRTEENSSSTASYAKQGREAINASAKEMELISETVNSTVEQIRRLEERTKEIGGIANVISGISEQTNLLALNAAIEAARAGESGRGFAVVADEVRQLAKRTGEATAEIENMIGQVQAETAASVSAMETTQPQVENGRALTLQATDLLENIEQQASDSLARIQELASAASDQVSSIGDIAHTMEQIAEMSENSINSLQANNSATNSLSELSDQLKSDVGFFKLN; from the coding sequence ATGTTAAACTATTTGACTCTACTTCCCGTGAAAACTCGCCTAACGCTTGGCTTTGGCATTATCTTACTACTTATGCTGATCTTAACGGTTCTCGGCATTCAAAAAGTGAATGTGATTGACCACACCTTAACGGAAATTACCGATATCAATTCGGTTAAACAAAGGTATGCCATCAACTATCGCGGCAGTGTGCACGATCGAGCCATTGCGATTCGCGATGTGGCTAACGCCAGAAGCACAAATGAAGTTCAAGCGTTTGCACGTGAAATTACTGAGCTGGAAGCCTTTTACCTTGAGTCTGAGCGCAAAATGCAAGCCATGTTAAGCGACACGCCTGAGAGCTTTAGTAGCCAAGAACGCAGTATTTTAGCCAATATCGATCGTATTCAAGCGCGCACTTTACCGATTGTGAACAACATTATTCAGCTGAAAAATAACAATCAAACCGAGCAGATAAATGACTTAGTGCTTGACCAAGCAAGGCCCGCCTTTATTGATTGGCTAGCGGCGATTAATCAATTTATTGATTATCAAGAAGCCGCGAACCAAAAAGCGACACCAGAAGCACGCGCCGTGGCCAGTGGTTTCCAAGAGCTGATGTTAGCATTGACCGCAGTGTCTTTAGTGATCAGCTTGTTTGTTGGCTACTTGATTGAAAAGAGTATGCGCCGCTCACTCGGCGGTGAGCCATACGAAGCCGCTGGTGAGCTCGCCAAAATTGCACAGGGTGACTTAACCTCAAGTGTTACCAGCAATGACAGCAATAGCTTGCTAGGCTCGTTGCATGCCATGCAGAATAAATTGACGGGGATTGTCGCTAATATTGTGAACGCCGCCGACCAGCTAAGCCATCAAACCCTGACAGTTTCTTCCGGCTCAGAGCAGGCTTACCAAGCGGCGCAAAATCAAGCTTCGCTAACCGCAGATACCGCCGCGCGATTGGAAACGATGCGCGACAATATCGACCAAGTCTCACAAACCGCGACTCGCACCGAAGAAAACTCCAGTTCAACTGCCAGTTATGCGAAACAAGGGCGCGAAGCAATTAACGCCAGTGCCAAAGAAATGGAGTTAATTTCCGAAACCGTGAACAGCACCGTTGAGCAAATTAGACGTTTAGAAGAGCGCACTAAAGAAATTGGTGGTATTGCCAATGTCATTAGCGGCATCTCTGAGCAAACCAACTTATTGGCACTAAATGCAGCAATTGAGGCGGCACGCGCAGGTGAATCTGGTAGAGGCTTTGCGGTAGTCGCCGATGAAGTACGCCAACTAGCCAAACGCACTGGTGAAGCGACCGCCGAGATTGAAAATATGATTGGCCAAGTGCAAGCGGAAACCGCTGCATCGGTAAGCGCTATGGAAACAACCCAGCCGCAAGTAGAAAATGGCCGAGCGTTGACCTTACAGGCAACAGATTTACTGGAAAATATTGAACAACAGGCGTCAGATTCTCTGGCTCGTATTCAAGAATTGGCCAGTGCTGCCAGTGATCAAGTGAGCAGTATTGGTGATATTGCCCATACCATGGAGCAAATAGCAGAAATGTCAGAAAATTCGATTAACTCACTGCAAGCGAATAATAGCGCCACAAATTCATTATCTGAGCTATCTGACCAGCTTAAATCAGATGTTGGTTTCTTTAAGCTGAACTAA
- a CDS encoding D-tagatose-bisphosphate aldolase, class II, non-catalytic subunit has translation MPDIRDIVSANRNGQACGIYSVCSAHPMVIEAAIEQAKQDNTPLLIEATANQVNQFGGYTGMLPADFMAFVGAIADKLDYPREQLVLGGDHLGPVCWVNEPAEQAMDKADALIASYVAAGFKKIHLDTSMPCVDDPSCLPDETVAIRAARLCEIAEQTAIKAFGDADLVYIVGTEVPPPGGATEEIDELALTPVSRVKQTYQLHQQAFEQAGLSQAWQRVVGLVVQPGVEFDHTSLIDYQSDKAQALKACVQELPQVVYEAHSTDYQNDQAYIDLVKDHFAILKVGPQLTFALREALFALSYIEEQLIANEQRSYLRDICEQEMQEMPANWQRFYPVPASKGELYRRYSYSDRIRYYWPNERIQAATETLLSNLAKIDIPLPLISQFLPEQYRAIRNGQLSAEPHALIKAKIKQVTNSYANACYGQVAS, from the coding sequence ATGCCTGATATCCGCGATATAGTTTCCGCTAACCGCAATGGCCAAGCCTGCGGTATTTACTCTGTATGCTCTGCCCACCCTATGGTCATTGAAGCTGCAATCGAACAAGCCAAGCAAGACAATACACCGCTGCTAATTGAAGCAACCGCTAATCAGGTAAATCAATTTGGCGGTTACACTGGTATGTTGCCTGCTGATTTTATGGCATTTGTTGGTGCTATTGCCGATAAGCTTGATTACCCACGTGAGCAATTAGTTTTAGGTGGCGATCATCTTGGCCCTGTTTGTTGGGTAAATGAACCCGCCGAACAGGCGATGGACAAAGCAGATGCATTAATTGCCAGCTATGTCGCTGCTGGCTTTAAGAAAATTCACTTAGACACCAGTATGCCGTGCGTAGATGATCCCAGCTGTTTGCCAGATGAAACGGTAGCGATTCGCGCCGCCCGCCTTTGTGAAATTGCTGAGCAAACCGCAATCAAAGCGTTTGGCGACGCAGATTTAGTCTATATTGTTGGCACGGAAGTACCGCCGCCAGGTGGTGCCACTGAAGAAATTGATGAGTTAGCGCTAACTCCAGTAAGTCGCGTTAAACAAACCTATCAGCTACATCAGCAAGCATTTGAACAAGCGGGGCTTAGCCAAGCGTGGCAACGTGTTGTCGGCTTAGTGGTGCAGCCGGGGGTTGAGTTTGATCACACCAGCTTAATTGACTATCAATCCGATAAAGCACAGGCACTTAAAGCCTGCGTGCAAGAGTTGCCGCAAGTCGTCTATGAAGCGCACTCTACTGACTATCAAAACGATCAGGCCTATATCGATCTGGTAAAAGATCACTTCGCTATTCTAAAAGTAGGTCCGCAATTAACTTTTGCGCTGCGCGAAGCCTTATTTGCACTTAGTTATATTGAAGAACAACTTATTGCTAACGAGCAGCGCTCTTATCTTCGTGATATTTGCGAGCAGGAAATGCAAGAAATGCCCGCCAACTGGCAACGTTTTTACCCTGTGCCGGCGAGTAAAGGAGAGTTATATCGTCGCTATAGTTACAGCGATCGCATTCGCTACTATTGGCCTAACGAGCGCATTCAAGCGGCAACCGAAACCTTGCTGAGCAACTTAGCGAAAATCGATATTCCACTGCCGTTGATCAGCCAGTTTCTACCAGAGCAATACCGCGCAATTCGCAATGGTCAATTAAGTGCTGAGCCTCATGCTTTAATCAAAGCAAAAATCAAGCAAGTAACCAATAGCTACGCCAATGCCTGTTATGGCCAAGTTGCCAGCTAA
- a CDS encoding ROK family protein, translating into MKSAVNAAVNAAARSQSSSAQYCYGLDIGGTKIEIAVFDNQLNLVDSWRTPTPTDNYQAFIATVTSLVQQAEQKFGATNAIGIGMPGIIDSQGRVKSANIPCATGQQLAQDLQQALAQPLHIANDCHLFALSEANGGAGDGKMNVYGAIIGTGAAGGFCINGQLAKSRQNIIGEYGHIAASASVINQYQLPIYACGCGLQGCYETYIAGPGLAKLYQYFGADKADTKVFVEQLKAGDAVAQKTFDCYMDLLGAAFAGLVLSYDPDVIVVGGGLSKITAIIDALPTAIAKHLFAGVEVPPVQAAKFGDSSGVRGAAILGTQLAKNDVNGERL; encoded by the coding sequence ATGAAGTCTGCAGTTAATGCAGCTGTCAATGCGGCAGCCAGATCACAATCCAGCTCAGCACAATACTGCTACGGGCTAGATATTGGTGGCACAAAAATAGAAATTGCCGTATTCGATAACCAGTTGAATTTAGTCGACAGCTGGCGCACACCAACCCCAACAGATAACTACCAAGCATTTATTGCCACCGTCACTAGCCTAGTGCAGCAAGCTGAGCAAAAATTTGGTGCCACTAACGCTATTGGCATCGGTATGCCGGGCATTATCGATTCACAAGGAAGGGTAAAATCCGCCAACATTCCTTGTGCAACAGGCCAACAACTTGCGCAAGACTTACAGCAAGCGTTGGCGCAACCACTACACATCGCTAATGATTGCCACTTATTTGCATTATCTGAAGCCAATGGTGGCGCGGGCGATGGCAAAATGAATGTTTACGGCGCCATAATCGGTACGGGTGCTGCGGGCGGATTCTGTATCAATGGCCAACTGGCTAAAAGTCGCCAAAATATTATTGGTGAATATGGCCATATTGCCGCCTCAGCCAGTGTGATTAATCAATATCAATTACCGATCTACGCCTGTGGTTGTGGCCTCCAAGGCTGCTACGAAACTTATATTGCCGGCCCAGGTTTAGCTAAGCTTTACCAGTACTTTGGTGCCGACAAGGCTGATACTAAAGTCTTTGTCGAACAGCTTAAAGCGGGTGACGCCGTCGCCCAAAAAACCTTTGACTGTTATATGGATCTACTCGGCGCAGCCTTTGCAGGTCTTGTGTTAAGTTATGATCCAGATGTTATCGTTGTTGGTGGTGGCTTATCAAAAATTACCGCGATTATTGACGCACTTCCAACGGCTATTGCCAAACATCTGTTTGCCGGTGTTGAAGTGCCACCAGTTCAAGCGGCAAAATTCGGTGATTCCAGTGGTGTGCGCGGCGCCGCAATTCTAGGAACACAACTAGCTAAAAATGACGTAAATGGAGAGCGTTTGTGA
- a CDS encoding ammonia-forming cytochrome c nitrite reductase subunit c552: MNLVVLAPCYLAFLLVSLGFFSTANATDFADCQSCHRQQYQDWLSSDHRQAMQPANRTTVKGDFNNAHATHYQLSARFYRKDGEYWARLSKQDQAQENRQTSQVEQAQHYQFAYTFGHYPLQQYLVKTANGKMQVFPFAWDSRAAEQGGQRWFHIYQEANTEQSAEQITEQDRLHWLQPLQNWNGMCADCHSDGFQRNYNAQKDSFDSKWQADNVGCQSCHAGYQQAHSKVNPQAQVQSSESASSKVVGSWQRNQLPTAQWQGTARKESAMWNCFACHSLRTPLTDGFSPNEHFLNQFSPSLLNAPLYHADGQIKEEVYVMGSFLQSKMYRKGVQCVDCHNPHSGKVKIDGNGLCLQCHSPQVFNDKTHHGHSDNSQGAQCVNCHMPTTTYMGVDARRDHSFKVPNPKLAKQFDTPLACLTCHPKQNADWAQMNIASWQADSVKSSQQAAKHQLAFDYASFIAGKASHPERLARMLDDPQLPDIQKASLLAQVPYLTQSLPGNWLARYLQYESPLIRMAAANLGSLLSSPDKQRYMLPMLADQFKAVRIAALSSLLGTHIPAAFAKQYAQVFNELSTAQAQVAWRGEGRVNIAQRQLAVGQTEQAINQLTQAIAIDPYFEASYINLADIYRNITKVNEEVETYQQGLAVLPKSATLHYAMALSWVRQQQYRQALTSLAQATQLAPNEDQYHYTYALALEKVAGRPEALSYVQQALVSLPQSVLLRNLEQYFMSTTDASTDNQG, translated from the coding sequence TTGAATCTCGTCGTTTTAGCTCCTTGTTACCTTGCTTTTTTACTGGTTAGCCTCGGCTTTTTTAGCACTGCCAATGCAACCGATTTTGCTGATTGCCAATCTTGTCATCGTCAGCAATATCAGGATTGGCTCAGTTCAGATCATCGGCAAGCGATGCAGCCAGCCAACCGTACAACGGTAAAAGGAGATTTTAACAATGCGCATGCAACGCACTATCAGCTGTCCGCACGCTTTTACCGAAAAGACGGCGAATATTGGGCAAGATTAAGTAAACAAGACCAAGCGCAAGAAAACAGGCAAACAAGTCAGGTTGAGCAGGCGCAGCATTATCAATTTGCCTATACCTTTGGCCATTATCCACTGCAGCAATATCTAGTAAAAACCGCTAACGGTAAAATGCAGGTGTTTCCATTTGCATGGGACAGCAGAGCCGCTGAGCAAGGTGGGCAGCGCTGGTTTCATATTTACCAAGAAGCTAATACCGAGCAAAGTGCCGAGCAAATTACCGAGCAAGATCGCTTACATTGGTTACAGCCTCTACAAAACTGGAATGGCATGTGTGCCGACTGTCATTCTGATGGTTTTCAGCGAAATTATAATGCGCAAAAAGATAGTTTTGACAGCAAGTGGCAAGCAGATAATGTTGGCTGCCAATCCTGTCATGCTGGCTATCAACAAGCACATTCTAAAGTAAATCCGCAAGCGCAAGTTCAATCGAGTGAAAGTGCGAGCAGCAAGGTAGTCGGTAGTTGGCAACGAAACCAGCTGCCAACGGCGCAATGGCAAGGCACGGCAAGGAAGGAAAGCGCTATGTGGAATTGCTTTGCTTGTCATTCACTGCGTACCCCACTAACCGATGGTTTTAGCCCTAACGAGCACTTTCTCAACCAATTTTCCCCCAGTTTATTAAATGCTCCGCTTTATCACGCCGATGGCCAAATTAAAGAAGAAGTTTATGTGATGGGATCATTTTTACAGAGCAAAATGTATCGCAAAGGGGTGCAATGTGTGGATTGTCATAACCCGCATTCCGGCAAAGTGAAAATTGACGGTAACGGCCTTTGCCTGCAATGTCACTCACCACAAGTGTTTAATGATAAAACGCATCATGGCCACAGCGACAATTCACAAGGGGCGCAATGTGTGAATTGTCATATGCCAACGACCACGTATATGGGGGTTGATGCCCGTCGTGATCATAGTTTTAAAGTGCCTAACCCTAAGCTTGCCAAACAGTTTGATACGCCACTTGCTTGTTTAACCTGTCATCCAAAACAGAATGCTGACTGGGCACAGATGAACATAGCAAGCTGGCAAGCAGACTCAGTAAAAAGCTCCCAACAAGCGGCTAAACATCAGCTTGCCTTTGATTATGCCAGTTTTATCGCTGGCAAAGCGTCTCATCCAGAGCGGCTAGCGCGCATGCTAGATGATCCGCAATTACCGGATATTCAAAAAGCGAGTTTACTGGCGCAAGTTCCGTATTTAACGCAGTCATTACCCGGCAATTGGTTGGCGAGATATTTACAGTACGAGTCGCCATTAATTCGCATGGCAGCAGCAAACCTTGGTTCCCTATTATCCTCGCCAGATAAACAGCGCTATATGCTGCCGATGTTAGCCGATCAATTTAAGGCAGTGCGTATTGCTGCGCTATCCAGTTTGTTGGGAACTCATATTCCGGCAGCTTTTGCTAAGCAATATGCGCAAGTCTTTAATGAGCTCAGCACAGCACAGGCACAAGTGGCATGGCGTGGGGAAGGGCGTGTTAATATTGCTCAGCGCCAGTTAGCAGTGGGGCAGACCGAACAAGCAATCAATCAGTTAACACAAGCCATCGCAATCGATCCTTATTTCGAAGCCAGCTATATCAATTTGGCGGATATTTATCGCAATATCACTAAGGTAAATGAGGAAGTTGAAACCTATCAGCAAGGTTTAGCTGTGCTGCCAAAATCCGCGACGTTACACTACGCCATGGCATTGTCTTGGGTACGCCAGCAGCAATATCGTCAGGCGTTAACCAGTTTGGCACAAGCAACGCAGTTGGCACCGAATGAAGATCAGTATCATTACACTTATGCGTTGGCGCTAGAAAAAGTAGCAGGTAGGCCTGAGGCATTAAGCTATGTGCAGCAGGCATTGGTGAGCTTGCCACAATCGGTACTGCTAAGAAATCTTGAGCAGTACTTTATGTCGACTACCGATGCCAGTACTGATAATCAAGGGTGA
- the nagA gene encoding N-acetylglucosamine-6-phosphate deacetylase has product MNLPLDTQKNQPLPARYYLTAKQIFTEQQVLEQAYVLIEQGQIAAIEQRPSADLPVLDLGDNSVLPGFLDLHIHGREGCDIMDAKRESIETISRSLAKHGVVGFLGTTVTSTWQNTLDAFRCVGEAYHQQPSGAQVLGAYNEGLFFTKDHKGAHDEQYFLPLTKDNIDAIIDAAQGSLKVVALAPELENSEIIIPYLKSKGIRAMLGHTSANYQQTCNALHAGACGGVHVFNGMKGIHHRDPGCAGAVLLEQDAYVEVIADGIHLHPAILQLIYRLKGAEKMGLISDCIVAGGLNDGQYRLGMLDVFVNEGIARTDTGSLAGSTLTLEQAVANLIKLANIPALDAVHTASLRPAEFLGIDDQLGSIKVGKRACFAIVDDNYDVQATIIDGQLVYGAPTLSQTEPA; this is encoded by the coding sequence GTGAACTTACCGCTAGATACACAAAAAAATCAGCCACTACCGGCTCGCTACTACCTTACTGCTAAGCAAATTTTTACTGAGCAGCAAGTACTTGAACAAGCCTATGTGTTAATCGAGCAAGGGCAAATCGCCGCCATCGAGCAACGCCCAAGCGCAGATTTACCGGTACTCGATTTAGGTGATAATAGTGTCTTGCCCGGCTTTCTTGATCTTCATATTCACGGCCGTGAAGGTTGTGACATTATGGATGCTAAACGCGAGTCAATTGAGACTATTTCACGCTCACTAGCCAAACACGGTGTAGTCGGATTTTTAGGTACCACTGTGACCTCGACATGGCAAAATACGCTCGACGCATTTCGTTGTGTTGGCGAGGCTTATCACCAACAGCCCAGCGGTGCACAAGTGTTAGGAGCCTACAACGAAGGTTTGTTCTTTACCAAAGATCATAAAGGTGCCCACGACGAGCAATACTTTTTGCCGCTTACCAAAGACAATATTGATGCCATCATCGACGCTGCGCAAGGCTCACTTAAAGTTGTTGCCTTGGCACCAGAATTAGAAAATTCCGAAATTATTATTCCTTATCTAAAAAGCAAAGGTATTCGCGCTATGCTCGGCCATACCTCCGCTAACTATCAGCAAACCTGCAATGCCTTGCATGCGGGTGCCTGTGGTGGGGTACATGTGTTTAATGGCATGAAAGGTATTCATCATAGAGACCCCGGTTGCGCTGGTGCGGTATTACTTGAGCAGGACGCTTATGTCGAAGTTATCGCCGATGGTATTCATCTGCACCCTGCGATTTTGCAATTGATTTATCGCTTAAAAGGCGCCGAGAAAATGGGCTTGATCAGTGATTGTATTGTTGCTGGTGGGCTTAACGATGGTCAATATCGCCTTGGTATGCTGGATGTATTCGTCAATGAAGGCATTGCTCGCACAGACACAGGTTCACTTGCCGGCAGTACCTTAACTTTAGAGCAAGCAGTCGCTAATTTGATCAAGCTTGCGAATATTCCAGCGCTTGATGCCGTGCATACTGCCAGCTTGCGACCTGCAGAGTTTCTTGGCATTGACGATCAGTTAGGCAGCATTAAAGTAGGTAAACGCGCCTGTTTTGCCATTGTTGACGACAATTATGATGTGCAAGCAACCATAATTGATGGCCAACTAGTTTACGGCGCACCTACCCTGTCACAAACAGAGCCTGCATAA
- a CDS encoding ATP-binding cassette domain-containing protein, protein MFTIEKLSHPNLTIDHWQLSPNQHWCVLTQLGCGEQYLLDLFNGDLVGYQASNLTLPAQDKIAVLSFQALQNLYEVELKRDRSDELNKLDIGRRVRDFIPLSEPNLKLIELIGLSHKLGTGFRQLSTGESRKLMIIKAISDGAKLLICENPNDSLDKESRHKLALLFNQLMAQGIQVIYLVNNREDIPTDCQHFATMSHGQLEVLTDKLSQTTHTIDQQIDHYFASQREEINWPNQHLPLDNYQHPYIAKLVNCTVRYGDKPVFERFNLTIRPLQHTLIQGKNGCGKSTALQLISGDCPQCFANDVTVFGYRRGSGETIWDIKKHIGLVSSDLHRSYRVRCNVLTVVISGFFDSIGVYQAVSQQHIDDAKQWLAIIGLADHSQSLFHDLSHGQQRLVLIARALVKSPLMLLLDEPTQGLDETSRHMLLGFLEQLAAMKQTTILYVSHREDEHLPLFTQSISF, encoded by the coding sequence ATGTTCACCATTGAGAAACTCAGCCACCCAAATCTAACCATAGACCATTGGCAATTATCACCAAACCAGCACTGGTGTGTGTTAACTCAGCTTGGCTGCGGTGAACAATATTTACTTGATCTATTTAATGGTGACTTAGTCGGTTACCAAGCCAGCAACTTAACCTTGCCAGCACAAGATAAGATCGCGGTTCTTTCTTTTCAGGCGCTGCAAAATCTTTATGAAGTTGAGCTGAAAAGGGATCGCTCAGATGAGCTTAATAAACTCGATATCGGCCGACGCGTCCGTGATTTTATTCCGCTTAGCGAGCCTAACCTCAAGTTGATAGAGTTAATCGGTTTAAGCCACAAACTCGGCACCGGCTTTCGCCAACTTAGCACTGGTGAAAGTCGTAAACTGATGATCATTAAAGCAATCTCAGATGGCGCTAAACTGCTGATTTGCGAAAACCCGAATGACAGCTTAGATAAAGAGTCTCGTCATAAATTAGCCTTACTATTTAACCAGTTGATGGCACAAGGTATTCAAGTTATCTACCTAGTCAATAATCGCGAAGATATCCCCACTGATTGCCAACACTTTGCCACCATGTCACATGGGCAATTGGAGGTGTTAACCGATAAGCTAAGTCAGACAACTCACACAATTGACCAGCAAATTGACCACTACTTTGCCAGCCAACGAGAGGAAATAAACTGGCCCAATCAACACTTACCACTTGATAATTACCAACACCCATATATAGCCAAGCTGGTCAATTGCACTGTTCGTTATGGTGATAAACCTGTATTTGAACGCTTTAATTTAACCATTAGACCACTGCAACATACCTTGATTCAGGGTAAGAATGGCTGCGGTAAGTCAACCGCGTTGCAGCTTATTTCCGGCGATTGCCCACAATGCTTTGCCAATGATGTTACCGTATTTGGCTATCGGCGCGGCAGCGGTGAAACCATTTGGGACATTAAAAAGCATATCGGGCTAGTAAGCTCAGATTTGCATCGCTCCTACCGCGTGCGTTGCAACGTACTGACGGTGGTGATTTCTGGCTTCTTTGACTCCATTGGTGTCTATCAGGCAGTTAGTCAGCAACATATTGACGATGCAAAACAATGGCTTGCCATTATTGGCTTAGCAGATCATAGCCAGTCGTTATTTCACGACTTAAGCCACGGCCAACAACGATTGGTGCTAATTGCCCGCGCTTTAGTTAAATCACCTTTAATGCTACTGCTCGATGAACCGACACAAGGGTTAGATGAAACCAGCCGGCATATGTTACTCGGCTTTCTTGAACAACTTGCCGCAATGAAGCAAACCACTATTTTATATGTCAGTCATCGAGAGGATGAACATCTACCGCTGTTCACTCAGTCAATTTCTTTTTAA